In the genome of Halapricum salinum, one region contains:
- a CDS encoding Zn-ribbon domain-containing OB-fold protein, with product MSDEITNDGYDQAIEAIGAGEPYALECPNGHHSMPPRRVCPECGESELEEVDIPTSGELLTYNVTHVPTPDFADDVPFVLGIAEFGGVRLTGRVQADADEVEVGIPVELGLGESETTERPLITFDLA from the coding sequence ATGAGCGACGAAATCACCAACGACGGGTACGATCAGGCGATCGAAGCGATCGGTGCGGGCGAACCGTACGCGCTCGAATGTCCGAACGGGCATCACTCGATGCCGCCGCGCCGAGTCTGTCCCGAGTGTGGCGAGTCGGAACTGGAGGAGGTCGACATCCCCACCTCGGGCGAGTTGCTGACCTACAACGTCACGCACGTCCCGACACCGGACTTCGCCGACGACGTCCCGTTCGTCCTCGGCATCGCCGAGTTCGGCGGCGTTCGGCTGACGGGTCGTGTCCAGGCAGACGCGGACGAGGTCGAAGTCGGCATCCCGGTCGAACTCGGGCTGGGCGAATCCGAGACGACCGAGCGTCCGCTGATCACGTTCGATCTGGCGTAG
- a CDS encoding toxin-antitoxin system TumE family protein, which translates to MGGDVTVVRDETSAYDDDTVASVRVLSVPTSEQYPQGVKYAFHYGKAGAEDPVVRFDNHHGPHELHLGSETYEIEYPGLEMLYEAWRAALPPEKRIDW; encoded by the coding sequence ATGGGTGGTGACGTCACAGTCGTCCGCGACGAGACGAGCGCCTACGACGACGACACGGTCGCCAGCGTTCGAGTGCTGTCGGTTCCCACCTCCGAACAGTACCCCCAAGGCGTCAAATACGCCTTTCACTACGGCAAAGCCGGAGCGGAAGACCCAGTCGTTCGATTCGACAACCACCACGGCCCCCACGAACTCCACCTCGGCTCGGAGACGTACGAGATCGAGTATCCAGGTTTGGAGATGCTCTACGAGGCGTGGCGGGCCGCGTTACCTCCAGAGAAACGAATCGACTGGTAA
- a CDS encoding HVO_A0114 family putative DNA-binding protein: MSQTLHVQIGTRPDRSDLKETLASIDDGETVEPEPSRLVVESLETFGRVFRATNLELLEAIAEHEPDSIRELARLVDRHPPEVSENVSELEDYGLVRIDDHGRSKRPRVWYDEIEISGDVPLRNLGDSSDATATP, translated from the coding sequence ATGAGCCAGACCCTGCACGTTCAAATTGGTACGCGCCCAGATCGAAGCGATCTGAAGGAAACGCTTGCGTCGATCGACGACGGAGAAACCGTCGAGCCGGAGCCGTCACGGCTCGTCGTCGAGAGTCTGGAGACGTTCGGGCGAGTCTTTCGGGCGACAAACCTCGAATTGCTCGAAGCTATCGCCGAACACGAGCCCGACAGTATCCGCGAACTCGCGCGGCTCGTCGACCGACATCCGCCCGAAGTGTCCGAGAACGTAAGTGAACTCGAAGACTACGGACTCGTCAGGATCGACGACCACGGCCGATCGAAACGGCCGCGCGTCTGGTACGACGAGATCGAGATCTCCGGCGACGTCCCGCTCCGAAATCTCGGAGACAGCAGTGACGCCACCGCTACGCCGTGA
- a CDS encoding GNAT family N-acetyltransferase, translating to MPTVRRVPDTDLERYRRLIDYAFYPEEGPPGPDSEIPDRIADRYGVYGEAGRLLATGALYEFDARLRGEWVTLGGVAAVSSPPEHRRGGNVRLLCRSLLEECRERGIGLAALWPFSHDFYRQFGWDIANKFTDYETSPEQLAAAGRTDSGSFEQVGPDDWERLERTQRAHGERTTLSRKRGEDWWRKRTFDHGDDTPWAYAWRRDGEIQGYVVYSFESGDEGRRLKVSDFSAADHEARQHLLGLLGTHDSQVASVKITLVQETTLLDSVDDPSDVECSIRAGPMIRMSDVPLALEACPYPDDVDTSVVFEVSDPLSAVDGRYELSVSDGSGTCEQTSAEPDATVAVGTLSQLEVGYRDVDAVRGDRLDTSEEIRKRLQTLFPTTTVCLREFF from the coding sequence ATGCCGACCGTTCGACGGGTCCCCGACACGGATCTCGAACGCTATCGCCGCCTCATCGACTACGCGTTCTATCCCGAGGAGGGGCCACCGGGACCCGACAGTGAGATTCCCGACCGGATTGCCGACCGCTACGGCGTCTACGGCGAGGCAGGGCGACTGCTCGCGACCGGCGCGCTCTACGAGTTCGACGCCCGCCTCCGGGGCGAGTGGGTCACGCTCGGCGGCGTCGCAGCCGTCTCCTCGCCACCCGAACACCGCCGCGGCGGGAACGTCCGCCTGCTCTGCCGATCACTTCTGGAGGAGTGTCGCGAGCGCGGGATCGGACTGGCCGCACTCTGGCCGTTCTCCCACGACTTCTACCGACAGTTCGGCTGGGATATTGCGAACAAATTCACTGACTACGAGACCTCGCCCGAGCAGCTCGCTGCGGCCGGTCGGACCGACAGCGGGTCATTCGAGCAGGTCGGCCCGGACGACTGGGAGCGTCTCGAACGGACCCAGCGCGCCCACGGCGAGAGGACGACCCTCTCGCGCAAGCGCGGCGAGGACTGGTGGCGAAAACGGACGTTCGATCACGGCGACGACACGCCGTGGGCCTACGCCTGGCGACGGGACGGTGAGATCCAGGGCTACGTCGTCTACTCCTTCGAGAGCGGGGACGAGGGTCGCCGGCTCAAAGTGTCGGACTTCTCGGCGGCCGACCACGAAGCCCGTCAGCACCTCCTGGGTCTGCTCGGCACGCACGACTCGCAGGTCGCGTCGGTGAAAATCACGCTCGTCCAGGAGACGACGCTGCTCGATTCAGTCGACGATCCGAGCGATGTCGAGTGTTCGATCCGTGCCGGGCCGATGATTCGCATGAGTGACGTCCCGCTCGCGCTCGAAGCCTGCCCGTACCCGGACGACGTCGATACGAGCGTAGTCTTCGAGGTCAGCGATCCGCTCTCGGCCGTCGACGGACGCTACGAACTCTCGGTCAGCGACGGGAGCGGGACGTGCGAGCAGACGTCCGCCGAACCGGACGCGACCGTCGCCGTCGGAACGCTCTCACAGCTGGAGGTCGGCTATCGAGACGTCGACGCGGTTCGCGGGGATAGGCTCGACACTTCTGAAGAGATCAGAAAACGGCTGCAAACGCTATTCCCGACGACGACGGTGTGTCTACGGGAGTTTTTCTAA
- a CDS encoding zinc metalloprotease, whose translation MDIRFSQRELKDLGIAWVALGVAFTAFYYNPEIRTLLAGVRADAALNVLAAGFAISMATAGVGFLLHELAHKVVAIHYGQVAEFRADYNMLFLAVMAGLAGFLFAAPGAVYHRGFVTKREQGLIALAGPVTNVGLVGVFGVLWLAGGAAGEIVATVGWLGVIINALLAGFNMIPFGPLDGKKVMNWSQPVWVATAVPMIGGAIVLLFGGIPL comes from the coding sequence ATGGACATTCGCTTCAGCCAGCGCGAACTCAAGGACCTGGGTATCGCCTGGGTCGCTCTGGGCGTCGCCTTCACGGCCTTCTACTACAATCCCGAGATCCGTACACTCCTGGCGGGCGTGCGAGCGGACGCCGCCCTGAACGTCCTCGCCGCCGGCTTCGCGATCAGTATGGCGACCGCCGGCGTCGGCTTCCTGCTGCACGAACTCGCCCACAAGGTGGTCGCGATCCACTACGGCCAGGTCGCGGAGTTCCGCGCCGACTACAACATGCTATTCCTCGCCGTGATGGCCGGTCTCGCCGGCTTCCTCTTCGCCGCTCCCGGCGCAGTCTACCACCGCGGGTTCGTCACGAAACGCGAGCAGGGCCTGATCGCACTGGCCGGTCCCGTGACGAACGTCGGGCTGGTCGGCGTCTTCGGCGTGCTCTGGCTCGCTGGCGGTGCTGCCGGCGAGATCGTCGCGACGGTCGGCTGGCTCGGCGTGATCATCAACGCACTCCTCGCGGGCTTCAACATGATCCCGTTCGGCCCGCTCGACGGCAAGAAAGTCATGAACTGGAGCCAGCCGGTGTGGGTGGCGACCGCCGTGCCGATGATCGGCGGGGCGATCGTTTTGCTCTTCGGCGGAATCCCCTTGTAG
- a CDS encoding rubrerythrin-like domain-containing protein, giving the protein MTRADPYTPSESRYECLACGKRITAGEGSSATCPTCGSHMQNIAVPRE; this is encoded by the coding sequence ATGACGAGGGCAGATCCGTACACGCCAAGTGAATCACGATACGAATGTCTCGCCTGTGGCAAGCGAATCACTGCCGGGGAGGGGTCGTCTGCGACATGCCCGACCTGTGGCAGCCACATGCAGAACATCGCAGTCCCGCGCGAGTGA
- a CDS encoding cation:proton antiporter: protein MTDIRPLLAILVSAVAIPLILALRSRPNLREGVTLVVALAKFAIVASLVPGVLEGEEYVFSFGEFAAGIEFAFRADALGVLFASLASLLWIVTSLYSIGYMRGLDEHAQTRYFASFAASLATVMGVAFASNLLTLFVFYELLTVATYPLVTHDETDEARAAGRKYLAYTFGGGIAVLGGTALVFWLTGGLAGGTTSFAHGGIDGLATADPLWARAAFVLLAGGFGVKAGLMPVHSWLPDAMVAPTPVSGLLHAVAVVKSGVFGVARVVLDVYGTDGVAEIGMGLPLAAIAAFTLVAASIIALRQDNLKRRLAFSTVSQLSYIVLGLALLEGNALIGGLLHIPAHAFMKLTLFFCAGAIHVETHTDDISDMAGIGRRMPLTMAAFAVAAAGMAGIPLVAGFVSKWYLVIGALEAEGLIFAAALLASGVLNIAYFWPIVYQAFFESPEGHDEKPLVSGPLGGRFASGDDSPARADGGVEEGDVPEDDDVPDPSHVDHLGKFHEDHEHHGGPPEDGWDDSGWRGGESTWFMLGPIMATATGSLLLGIVPSTAVFLQIVTRVVENLPGVVL, encoded by the coding sequence ATGACGGATATCAGACCACTTCTGGCGATACTCGTGTCGGCGGTAGCGATCCCGTTGATCCTCGCGTTGCGCTCGCGGCCTAACCTCCGAGAAGGCGTGACGCTGGTCGTCGCGCTGGCGAAGTTCGCCATCGTGGCGAGTCTCGTTCCGGGCGTGCTCGAGGGCGAGGAGTACGTCTTCTCGTTCGGTGAGTTCGCCGCCGGGATCGAATTCGCCTTCCGGGCCGACGCGCTCGGCGTCCTTTTCGCCTCTCTTGCGAGCCTCCTGTGGATCGTCACGAGTCTCTACAGCATCGGCTACATGCGCGGGCTGGACGAGCACGCCCAGACGCGCTACTTCGCGTCGTTCGCGGCCAGCCTCGCGACGGTGATGGGCGTCGCGTTCGCGTCAAATCTTCTGACGCTGTTCGTCTTCTACGAACTCCTGACCGTGGCGACCTACCCGCTGGTCACCCACGACGAGACCGACGAAGCCCGCGCCGCCGGCCGGAAGTACCTCGCGTACACCTTCGGCGGCGGCATCGCGGTGCTGGGCGGCACGGCACTCGTCTTCTGGCTGACCGGCGGGCTGGCGGGCGGGACCACCTCCTTCGCCCACGGCGGAATCGACGGCCTGGCCACTGCTGATCCACTCTGGGCTCGGGCAGCGTTCGTCCTGTTGGCCGGCGGCTTCGGCGTCAAAGCGGGGCTGATGCCGGTCCACTCCTGGCTGCCGGACGCGATGGTCGCGCCGACGCCCGTCTCCGGACTGTTGCACGCCGTCGCGGTCGTGAAAAGCGGCGTCTTCGGTGTCGCTCGCGTCGTCCTCGACGTCTACGGGACCGATGGCGTCGCCGAGATCGGGATGGGGCTGCCCCTGGCGGCCATCGCGGCGTTCACGCTCGTGGCCGCGAGTATCATCGCGTTGCGCCAGGACAACCTCAAGCGTCGGCTGGCGTTCTCGACGGTCAGTCAGCTCTCCTACATCGTGCTCGGCCTCGCCCTGCTGGAGGGCAACGCCCTGATCGGCGGGCTGTTGCACATCCCCGCCCACGCCTTCATGAAGCTCACGCTGTTCTTCTGTGCGGGTGCGATCCACGTCGAGACCCACACCGACGACATTTCGGATATGGCCGGGATCGGCAGACGCATGCCACTGACGATGGCCGCCTTCGCGGTCGCAGCGGCCGGAATGGCCGGAATTCCGCTCGTGGCCGGGTTCGTCAGCAAGTGGTATCTCGTGATCGGCGCGCTGGAGGCCGAGGGGCTGATCTTCGCCGCGGCATTGCTCGCCTCGGGCGTCCTGAATATCGCGTACTTCTGGCCGATCGTCTACCAGGCCTTCTTCGAGTCACCCGAGGGCCACGACGAGAAACCGCTCGTCTCCGGGCCGCTGGGCGGACGCTTCGCGTCTGGTGACGACAGTCCAGCCCGAGCCGACGGCGGCGTCGAGGAAGGTGACGTCCCCGAAGACGATGACGTCCCCGACCCGTCCCACGTCGACCACCTCGGGAAGTTCCACGAGGATCACGAACATCACGGCGGGCCGCCTGAAGACGGCTGGGACGATAGCGGCTGGCGCGGTGGTGAGAGCACCTGGTTCATGCTCGGGCCGATCATGGCGACCGCGACCGGGTCGCTCCTGCTTGGCATCGTCCCGTCGACGGCCGTCTTCCTCCAGATCGTGACTCGCGTCGTCGAGAATCTACCGGGGGTGGTGCTCTGA
- a CDS encoding TraB/GumN family protein yields MSDHGDSAAAPDEPSESTNAATPASDGSVPEVDPPSGEGNVELVGTAHISPESVSEVEETISERRPDIVAVELDEGRYRQMKGDTPDDLEASDLLHGNTVFQFLAYWMLSYVQTRMGERFDIKPGADMMAAVETAEKYDLGVALVDRDIQTTIQRFWRRLSKREKFTMFGGLLAGMVGTLGAGLMIGFSLGLFVAIGAELVAGPLLLTSGMADAIPLLGGTLVTVLDGALVAGAITLAVGLPIALLLDRALDSDTEYEEFDIEELTDTDVVSAMMEEFRQFSPGGAEALIDERDAFIAHRLVALRNAGYDVVAVVGAGHREGIQGYLDDPETLPPMESLTGELKQKRFSLYKAFGYLFTLGFAVFFALLLLGGAQEGWVLRLFVAWFLVNGIAAAALAKLAGAHWPSALVGGGIAWLTSVNPLLAPGWFAGYVELRYIDVNIGDISKLNEIISDEEAPLGELYTRLTDVPLFRLIAIVAMTNIGSMIASYGFVFVVLPYMSAEVGGVAGIVDLMLEGVENGARIVWDVIT; encoded by the coding sequence ATGAGCGACCACGGTGACTCGGCGGCGGCCCCGGACGAGCCGTCCGAGTCCACGAACGCGGCCACGCCCGCGTCCGACGGGTCCGTGCCGGAGGTCGATCCACCCTCGGGAGAGGGGAACGTCGAGCTGGTCGGGACGGCCCATATCTCTCCGGAGAGCGTCTCAGAGGTCGAGGAGACCATCTCCGAGCGACGGCCCGATATCGTCGCGGTCGAACTCGACGAGGGGCGCTACCGGCAGATGAAAGGCGACACGCCTGACGACCTCGAAGCGAGCGACCTCCTGCACGGCAACACCGTCTTTCAGTTTCTGGCCTACTGGATGCTGAGTTACGTCCAGACGCGGATGGGCGAGCGCTTCGACATCAAGCCCGGCGCGGACATGATGGCGGCTGTCGAGACTGCCGAGAAGTACGATCTCGGCGTCGCGCTGGTCGATCGAGACATCCAGACGACGATCCAGCGGTTCTGGCGACGCCTCTCGAAACGCGAGAAGTTCACCATGTTCGGCGGGCTGCTCGCGGGGATGGTCGGCACGCTCGGTGCCGGACTCATGATCGGCTTCTCACTGGGGCTGTTCGTCGCCATCGGCGCGGAACTGGTCGCCGGCCCGCTCCTGCTTACGTCCGGGATGGCCGACGCGATTCCCCTTCTGGGTGGGACGCTCGTGACCGTCCTCGACGGCGCGCTCGTCGCCGGTGCGATCACGCTCGCGGTCGGGCTGCCGATCGCACTCTTGCTCGATCGCGCGCTCGACAGCGATACGGAGTACGAGGAGTTCGACATCGAGGAACTGACCGACACGGACGTCGTCTCGGCGATGATGGAGGAGTTCCGCCAGTTCTCCCCCGGCGGGGCCGAAGCCCTGATCGACGAACGCGACGCCTTCATCGCCCACCGGCTGGTCGCGCTGCGGAACGCGGGCTACGACGTCGTCGCCGTCGTCGGGGCCGGCCACCGCGAGGGGATCCAGGGCTATCTCGACGACCCCGAGACGCTCCCGCCGATGGAGTCGCTCACGGGCGAACTGAAGCAGAAGCGCTTCTCGCTGTACAAGGCCTTCGGGTATCTCTTCACGCTCGGTTTTGCTGTCTTTTTTGCGCTGCTGTTGCTCGGCGGCGCACAGGAGGGGTGGGTCCTTCGGCTGTTCGTCGCGTGGTTCCTCGTCAACGGAATCGCCGCGGCCGCGCTGGCAAAACTCGCCGGCGCCCACTGGCCCTCCGCGCTCGTCGGTGGCGGGATCGCCTGGTTGACCAGCGTCAACCCGCTGCTGGCGCCGGGCTGGTTCGCCGGCTACGTCGAATTGCGATACATCGACGTCAACATCGGCGACATCTCGAAACTCAACGAGATCATCAGCGACGAGGAAGCGCCCCTGGGTGAACTCTACACCCGACTCACTGACGTCCCCCTCTTCAGATTGATCGCTATCGTCGCGATGACCAACATCGGGAGCATGATCGCCAGCTACGGCTTCGTGTTCGTCGTGTTGCCGTACATGTCCGCGGAGGTCGGCGGCGTCGCCGGCATCGTCGATCTGATGCTCGAAGGCGTCGAGAACGGTGCCCGGATCGTCTGGGACGTGATCACGTGA
- a CDS encoding thiolase domain-containing protein — translation MSPPHIAGVGMTKFGKVPERTGRDLFAEAGSTAIEDAGIDRDDIDALYVGNFMGELSENQGHMGPLMAKAIGLDVPATRVESACASGGMAVRQGVRDVRNGEADVVLVSGVERMHNMGTAGATGGLSVAADDLWEIRQGITFPGAYALMAQRYFAVHGGDKEDLAHVAVKNHANAANNPLAQYQSEISVEKVLEAPPVAMPMGLFDSSPITDGAAAALLVSEDYAEEHDLDAPVAITGTGQGTDNLALAERDSLVWTPATRDAGQEAYDDAGISTDDVDFLEVHDCFTIAEVLALEGLGFYEEGEGITAAREGETTADGDLPVNLSGGLKAKGHPVGATGVAQLTEMTKLFRGDHVNSDAVEDASVGLTHNAGGTVASAVVHVLEVAE, via the coding sequence ATGTCACCGCCACATATCGCCGGGGTCGGCATGACCAAATTCGGGAAAGTACCCGAACGCACTGGTCGCGACCTCTTTGCTGAAGCCGGCAGTACCGCTATCGAGGACGCCGGGATCGACCGTGACGACATCGACGCGCTGTACGTCGGGAACTTCATGGGCGAACTCTCGGAGAATCAGGGCCATATGGGCCCGCTGATGGCCAAGGCCATCGGGCTGGACGTCCCCGCGACACGGGTCGAGAGCGCCTGTGCCTCGGGCGGGATGGCCGTCCGCCAGGGCGTCAGGGACGTTCGCAACGGCGAAGCAGACGTGGTTCTCGTCTCCGGGGTCGAACGCATGCACAACATGGGCACCGCCGGAGCGACCGGTGGGCTCTCCGTGGCCGCAGACGACCTCTGGGAAATTCGGCAGGGAATCACCTTCCCCGGCGCCTACGCGCTGATGGCCCAGCGCTACTTCGCGGTCCACGGCGGCGACAAGGAAGACCTCGCACACGTCGCGGTGAAGAACCACGCTAACGCCGCGAACAACCCGCTCGCGCAGTACCAGTCCGAGATCTCCGTCGAGAAAGTGCTGGAGGCCCCGCCCGTCGCGATGCCGATGGGGCTGTTCGACTCCTCGCCGATCACCGACGGCGCGGCCGCCGCGCTGCTGGTCAGCGAGGACTACGCCGAAGAGCACGATCTGGACGCGCCCGTCGCCATCACCGGAACCGGCCAGGGCACGGACAACCTCGCGCTGGCCGAACGCGACTCGCTGGTCTGGACGCCCGCTACCCGCGACGCCGGCCAGGAAGCCTACGACGACGCCGGGATCTCGACCGACGACGTCGACTTCCTGGAAGTCCACGACTGCTTCACCATCGCCGAGGTTCTGGCGCTCGAAGGCCTGGGCTTCTACGAGGAAGGCGAGGGAATCACCGCCGCGCGCGAGGGCGAGACGACCGCCGACGGTGACCTGCCCGTGAACCTCTCGGGCGGGCTGAAGGCGAAGGGCCACCCCGTCGGTGCGACGGGCGTCGCCCAGCTCACCGAGATGACCAAGCTGTTCCGCGGCGACCACGTCAACAGCGACGCAGTCGAGGACGCGAGCGTCGGCCTGACCCACAACGCGGGTGGCACGGTCGCGTCTGCCGTGGTCCACGTTCTGGAGGTGGCAGAATGA
- a CDS encoding type IV pilin: MKVRELFADDDAVSPVIGVILMVAITVILAAVIATFVLGLGESVSETAPQANFATDYSAGDTTSTSFGQSGSPDGSLAITHTSGDSVQAQNLYVTGGIGDRFSWTDASAYGSGSEIDAGDSVDYLVNSDDTVRVLWSDGSGGSSAELKKWTGPDA, translated from the coding sequence ATGAAAGTACGCGAACTCTTCGCAGACGACGACGCAGTCAGTCCAGTTATCGGCGTGATCCTGATGGTCGCTATCACGGTCATCCTCGCGGCCGTGATCGCCACGTTCGTCCTCGGACTGGGTGAATCGGTCAGCGAGACCGCACCGCAAGCGAACTTTGCGACCGACTACAGCGCTGGTGACACGACAAGTACGTCCTTCGGGCAGTCCGGTTCACCGGACGGTTCGTTGGCGATTACCCACACTAGCGGCGATTCAGTTCAGGCTCAGAACCTGTACGTGACTGGTGGTATCGGTGATCGATTCTCCTGGACAGACGCCAGTGCGTACGGTTCTGGTAGCGAGATCGATGCCGGTGATTCCGTTGATTACCTAGTCAACTCCGACGACACGGTTCGCGTTCTCTGGTCGGACGGCTCCGGCGGGAGCTCCGCAGAGCTGAAGAAGTGGACCGGCCCGGACGCCTGA
- the fabG gene encoding 3-oxoacyl-[acyl-carrier-protein] reductase, protein MTLQNRTCVVTGASRGIGAEIAKELADYGANVVVNYRSSETQAADVAAHVDEETPGEAITVQADVSEPEDVDAMVEQTHEAFGPADVLVNNAGITLDGRFENIDRDKWETVIDVNLTGVYNCTDAFYDDIKASDQGRIVNMSSIVGEAGNFGQANYAASKAGVIGFTKTLARELAPKGSTANCVAPGFIETDMLADVPEKIREGILEDVPLDRFGEPEEIADAVRFLASGDSSYMTGQTLSVNGGKHL, encoded by the coding sequence ATGACACTACAGAATCGAACGTGCGTCGTCACGGGCGCATCACGCGGGATCGGGGCAGAGATCGCCAAAGAACTGGCAGACTACGGCGCGAACGTCGTCGTCAACTATCGTTCTTCAGAAACCCAGGCAGCCGATGTTGCGGCCCACGTCGACGAGGAGACGCCCGGCGAAGCCATCACGGTCCAGGCCGACGTCAGCGAACCCGAAGACGTCGACGCGATGGTCGAGCAGACCCACGAGGCGTTCGGGCCGGCCGACGTGCTGGTCAACAACGCCGGGATCACGCTGGACGGTCGCTTCGAGAACATCGACCGCGACAAATGGGAGACGGTCATCGACGTCAATCTCACTGGAGTCTACAACTGTACGGACGCCTTCTACGACGACATCAAAGCCAGCGACCAGGGCCGGATCGTCAACATGTCCTCGATCGTCGGCGAGGCCGGCAACTTCGGCCAGGCCAACTACGCCGCCAGCAAGGCCGGCGTCATCGGCTTCACGAAGACGCTCGCGCGCGAACTCGCACCGAAAGGGTCGACGGCCAACTGCGTCGCACCGGGGTTCATCGAGACGGACATGCTCGCGGACGTCCCCGAGAAGATCCGCGAGGGAATCCTCGAAGACGTCCCGCTCGATCGCTTCGGCGAGCCAGAGGAGATCGCAGACGCGGTTCGGTTCCTCGCCAGCGGTGACTCAAGTTATATGACTGGCCAGACCCTCAGTGTGAACGGAGGGAAACATCTCTAA
- a CDS encoding Na(+)/H(+) antiporter subunit D: MSWLTTVPPAVVLLAVAVAVAKLPRKIGHALGALASAGALAWAIVVPDGTYLTDLQFLGFKTALLHVDDFSRLMGLIFGLIATVAVVYSYYTEAEPIQTGFALSYVATSFGAVFAGDWLTLLFFWELMAVTSTLLVWHYGGKAVRAGYRYALLHGLGGTLLMAGILGHYVEVGTFLFAVAGGPETAGITAGLPQALAAVGIGVNVGFVGLHAWLPDTYPRPHIAASVFLCVFTTKTGVYGMYRAFPNGHEAIAYMGGAMAVFGVIFALLQNDMRRLLSYHIQSQVGYMIAGVGIGGALAQSGAFAHVFNHILYKSLLFMTAGMVIYRTGEEDLKKLGGLARKMPVTTVAFTVAALSIAGFPGFNGFVSKGIVISASHYTFEKGPLAFGDFTTLEWMLLLGGIGTFMSFIKFGYYAFFHGSYDGEVKRAGYGTSAAMGLVAVLCVVYGLFDSTLFAILPFDVTSKAVVEKAYTTYTVDHLVEGVALAVIGLVGFFATKKPLSKLGRVPDVDRLYNPLVFYGTRAVVVGVTELYAAVDRVVVAAASTTVWTVKQPREAIAAVGASDEEPLSLRAGIGTSVLVLAVVVAVGLVVML, from the coding sequence ATGTCCTGGTTGACGACTGTGCCGCCCGCTGTCGTCTTGCTCGCGGTTGCCGTCGCCGTCGCGAAACTCCCGCGGAAGATCGGCCACGCGCTCGGCGCGCTCGCCTCGGCGGGTGCGCTCGCGTGGGCCATCGTCGTCCCCGATGGAACCTACCTCACCGACCTCCAGTTCCTCGGGTTCAAGACGGCGCTGTTGCACGTCGACGACTTCTCGCGACTGATGGGCCTCATCTTCGGGCTAATCGCGACCGTCGCAGTCGTCTATTCGTACTACACCGAGGCCGAGCCGATCCAGACCGGCTTCGCGCTGTCGTACGTCGCAACAAGCTTCGGCGCGGTCTTCGCGGGCGACTGGCTCACGCTCCTCTTTTTCTGGGAGCTGATGGCTGTCACCTCGACGCTGCTGGTGTGGCACTACGGCGGGAAAGCCGTCCGGGCGGGCTACCGCTATGCCTTGCTGCACGGACTCGGCGGGACCCTGCTGATGGCCGGCATTCTGGGCCACTACGTCGAGGTCGGCACGTTCCTGTTCGCCGTGGCTGGCGGTCCCGAGACCGCAGGCATTACCGCTGGGCTCCCGCAGGCGCTCGCCGCAGTCGGAATCGGCGTCAACGTCGGGTTCGTCGGCCTGCACGCCTGGCTGCCCGACACTTACCCGCGCCCGCACATCGCCGCCAGCGTCTTCCTCTGTGTGTTCACCACGAAGACCGGCGTCTACGGGATGTACCGGGCGTTCCCGAACGGCCACGAGGCCATCGCCTACATGGGCGGTGCGATGGCGGTCTTCGGCGTGATCTTCGCGTTGTTGCAGAACGATATGCGCCGACTACTCTCCTACCACATCCAGTCCCAGGTCGGATACATGATCGCCGGCGTCGGAATCGGCGGCGCGCTCGCCCAGTCCGGCGCGTTCGCACACGTCTTCAACCACATCCTCTACAAGAGCCTCCTGTTCATGACCGCCGGGATGGTCATCTACCGCACCGGCGAGGAGGACCTGAAGAAACTCGGCGGCCTCGCCCGGAAGATGCCCGTTACGACTGTGGCCTTTACTGTGGCGGCGCTGTCGATCGCCGGCTTCCCCGGGTTCAACGGGTTCGTCAGCAAGGGGATCGTCATCTCGGCGAGTCACTACACCTTCGAGAAGGGGCCGTTGGCGTTCGGTGACTTCACCACCCTCGAATGGATGCTCCTGCTCGGTGGTATCGGGACGTTCATGTCGTTCATCAAGTTCGGCTACTACGCCTTCTTCCACGGCAGCTACGACGGCGAGGTGAAACGCGCGGGCTACGGCACCTCGGCGGCGATGGGGCTCGTGGCGGTGCTGTGTGTCGTCTACGGGCTGTTCGACAGCACGCTGTTCGCGATCCTTCCCTTCGACGTCACCAGCAAGGCTGTCGTCGAAAAGGCGTACACGACCTACACCGTCGACCACCTCGTCGAGGGCGTTGCCCTGGCCGTGATCGGGCTGGTCGGCTTCTTCGCGACGAAGAAACCCCTCTCGAAGCTCGGCCGGGTCCCCGACGTCGATCGCCTGTACAATCCCCTGGTATTCTACGGGACGCGAGCCGTCGTCGTCGGCGTGACCGAACTGTACGCGGCCGTCGATAGAGTAGTGGTCGCCGCAGCGTCGACGACCGTGTGGACCGTCAAACAGCCACGTGAGGCCATCGCGGCGGTCGGCGCCAGTGATGAAGAGCCCCTGTCGCTCCGCGCAGGGATCGGAACGAGTGTCCTCGTCCTCGCAGTCGTCGTCGCCGTCGGACTGGTCGTAATGCTGTGA